One Xyrauchen texanus isolate HMW12.3.18 chromosome 34, RBS_HiC_50CHRs, whole genome shotgun sequence genomic window carries:
- the trarg1b gene encoding trafficking regulator of GLUT4 (SLC2A4) 1b: MAINTDAPHSTGSLGVAVQSTDFGDTDKLLDISTKELERELNKQASDTSVSTVGTEQNEPNSDSTIPVHRSPSRISFSRSSSPTTEERKARSFMWLAVFSCFFPAIPINLFAIYFAHLSLSLKQERNYVGARKLGHLALLLAVVSIVVGLAIILYVVMTETQLFK; the protein is encoded by the exons ATGGCTATAAATACGGACGCGCCTCACTCAACAGGTTCTCTGGGCGTCGCGGTGCAGTCCACCGATTTTGGAGACACTGATAAACTTCTGGACATCTCGACCAAAGAGCTGGAGAGGGAACTCAACAAACAAGCGTCTGATACAAGTGTTAGCACAGTTGGAACGGAACAGAATGAACCGAATTCGGACAGCACAATCCCGGTCCACCGCTCTCCATCTCGGATCAGTTTCAGTCGCTCCTCATCGCCGACAACCGAAGAACGGAAGGCCCGTAGTTTCATGTGGTTGGCCGTGTTCTCGTGCTTCTTCCCTGCGATTCCAATCAACTTGTTTGCGATTTATTTTGCGCATTTG TCCCTTTCCTTGAAGCAAGAAAGAAATTATGTTGGGGCCAGAAAACTTGGACATCTAGCTCTGTTGCTTGCTGTTGTTTCCATCGTTGTGGGTCTggctataatcctttatgtggtGATGACAG AGACTCAATTATTTAAATAG
- the c34h17orf97 gene encoding protein LIAT1, which produces MSLQNHVGTFNLKPCIMEEISVKKGFHVPPLTGATAKESKKKRKEKRKSSNGINQSKDREKLQIKQLTSGEVSDVLTKGCAKAKDRKDGKSKNPKVVSEEAPAPTEDDKSDETNQGQDSLRWEGVLEDPVAEAQRLEVYRANRRKRYMASKQIFLQNVSSSKLNARN; this is translated from the exons ATGAG TCTGCAGAATCATGTTGGCACATTTAATTTAAAGCCTTGTATTATGGAGGAGATTTCAGTTAAAAAGGGATTTCATGTCCCACCTTTGACTGGTGCCACAGCGAAAGAGAGCAAAAAGAAGAGgaaggagaaaaggaaatcaagtAATGGGATCAACCAATCAAAGGATCGAG AGAAACTCCAGATTAAACAGTTGACCAGTGGAGAGGTGAGTGATGTTCTGACCAAAGGTTGTGCCAAAGCCAAAGATCGAAAAGACGGCAAATCCAAAAATCCCAAGGTCGTATCTGAAGAAGCCCCAGCTCCAACAGAGGATGACAAATCAGACGAAACCAACCAAGGACAGGATAGCTTGAGGTGGGAAGGAGTTCTTGAGGATCCTGTTGCAGAGGCACAACGGTTGGAGGTCTATAGAGCCAACCGCCGTAAACGTTATATGGCATCAAAACAGATTTTTCTACAAAACGTTAGTTCTTCTAAATTAAATGCACGAAATTAG